A genomic window from Thioalkalivibrio sp. ALJ12 includes:
- a CDS encoding calcium-binding protein — MKPALVTVLLVLAGLGAGYAYMPDVRNGMNQFAVEFADGFERGYSAATGRSFSMGRSSSDGSPDPASGDSQRQLDSSSFSDHSGRDLLESAGAEPDLRGYGRVPDLRKALEHDENGRLREHLDAFRDELDVQARRARMKGLLFEWAGAADVDPEGRGPNIDGRKLATLEAFLERDFRQQGSPNPRPGGAAELHKAFDILKTEMYSQLMRQTHLAPYFDAIAFRVNASGLGFDFSDTTSNLQETFERDLARGLTDLFEFERAGGERLRAMGFDPYRLMRDWLLEAGSDPTLQSALMALGWDAVRIDGQGTAAREIVVAHEGGATLKAGPGGDWLLGGYGDDTLHPGPGDDLLYGGAGNNTYRFGVGSGHNTLIEMYGDRGRSVIEVAPGIRAEDLDIQVEGHELVLAHRNGEDSIRIQNWFGSIHPKRHSLHAVRLADGENIDLPDPSFRVRP, encoded by the coding sequence ATGAAGCCGGCCCTGGTTACCGTATTGCTGGTACTGGCCGGACTGGGTGCCGGGTACGCGTACATGCCCGATGTTCGCAACGGCATGAACCAGTTTGCGGTCGAGTTTGCCGACGGGTTTGAGCGAGGATACTCCGCAGCCACGGGCCGCTCATTCTCGATGGGGCGGTCCTCGAGTGACGGCTCGCCGGATCCTGCATCCGGGGATTCTCAACGGCAGCTGGATTCGTCGTCCTTTAGCGATCATTCTGGTCGGGACCTTCTGGAGTCCGCCGGAGCCGAGCCGGATCTCCGGGGCTATGGTCGCGTGCCGGATCTTCGCAAAGCCCTGGAGCATGACGAGAACGGGCGTTTGCGCGAACACCTCGACGCCTTTCGAGACGAGCTCGACGTGCAGGCTCGTCGTGCACGCATGAAGGGCTTGCTGTTCGAGTGGGCCGGCGCCGCCGACGTCGACCCGGAAGGCCGCGGGCCCAACATCGATGGCCGCAAGCTGGCCACTCTGGAGGCCTTTCTGGAGCGGGATTTCCGCCAGCAGGGAAGCCCGAATCCGCGTCCCGGCGGTGCGGCTGAGCTGCACAAGGCCTTCGACATCCTGAAAACCGAGATGTACAGCCAGCTCATGCGGCAGACGCACCTGGCACCCTATTTCGATGCGATCGCCTTTCGCGTGAACGCATCCGGTCTCGGTTTCGACTTCTCGGACACAACAAGCAACTTGCAGGAAACCTTCGAGCGCGACTTGGCCCGGGGGCTGACCGACCTGTTCGAGTTTGAACGGGCTGGCGGCGAGCGCCTGCGGGCGATGGGCTTCGACCCCTACCGCCTGATGCGCGACTGGCTGCTCGAGGCGGGGAGCGACCCAACTCTACAGAGCGCGTTAATGGCGCTGGGCTGGGACGCGGTGCGCATCGACGGGCAGGGCACGGCGGCGCGCGAGATTGTGGTGGCGCATGAGGGTGGCGCAACGCTGAAGGCCGGACCCGGTGGGGACTGGCTGCTCGGCGGGTATGGCGACGACACCCTGCACCCCGGTCCCGGTGATGACCTCCTGTACGGCGGAGCCGGCAACAATACCTACCGGTTCGGCGTCGGCAGCGGCCACAACACCCTGATCGAGATGTACGGAGACCGCGGCCGTAGCGTCATCGAAGTGGCTCCGGGCATCCGCGCCGAAGACCTCGATATCCAGGTGGAAGGCCACGAACTGGTCCTCGCCCACCGCAACGGCGAGGACAGCATCCGCATCCAGAACTGGTTTGGCTCCATCCACCCCAAGCGCCACAGCCTGCACGCCGTGCGTCTTGCCGACGGAGAGAACATCGATCTCCCCGATCCATCATTCCGCGTCAGACCGTAA
- a CDS encoding calcium-binding protein codes for MKDERVTDWLRDNLNSINDQTDAATEWFGNQWDSVTESVAGVFEGTKEAVADTWDDSVDWAQAAADAVRDMIRSAWGFFWTDAFIDDVRDFFNRGESHASPIILDLDGNGISTLGLDAGVQFDHNGDGFAQATGWVGPEDALLAMDLTGNEEIETGSELFGNASEIEEGVTAMNGFEALAIHDTNGNGRIDPGDEAWGDLRLWQDANGNGVVDEGELLTLDEVGIGSIDLGYTNSTYVDEHGNEHRQIGRFEWADGREGEATDVWFIQDTAITEARERLDIPEAIAILPDLMGYGEVHDLHQALVRDESGQLRGEVEAFMAETDVKAREARMESLLYEWAGVSDVDPEGRGSHIDGRKVATLEAFLGREFRQHGSPNPRVMASGELRAAFDILQTTMYAQMMRQTHLAPYLEGMDLVFDEDGIRIDFAGTTEALNQQFDADPARGVADLLELQRATGEQLSPMGFDSHGLLRDWLAQAGDDPAVLEALADFGWDGVRTHGEGTAASEIVFASNDGAELTAGSGGDWVLGGDGDDVLQAGSGDDILYGGSGNNTYRFDVGQGHNTIIEMHGDEGHSVLEFGPEIRAGDLDIRAEGSSLVLAHSNGRDSVTIENWFASADSERHRINTLRFADGHSFDLSALQLGSTEGDELTGGEENAILVGNEGENILTGGTGDNWLHGGRDADVLVGGEGDNLFVVRHRDDQVIAESGDGTNTVQSHASFTLSDNLHNLTLLGRSGISATGNELDNVLIGNSGNNRLDGVAGANTMIGGRGNNTYVVHSADDVVIEEPGEGNDTVESHIDYVLPDNVENLHLQGSEDLHGTGNELNNELIGNTGDNVLNGVEGNNYIDGRGGANIMIGGAGDDTYVVRSDEDVVIEKHGEGNDTVHSYIDYALPENVDNLTLMGGEDLDGTGNELDNVIIGNTGDNVLNGVEGDNYIDGRAGANIMIGGAGDDIYVVNSEDDVVIEKPGEGHDTIRSSVTYALPDNIEDLTLTGSANIDGTGNELDNYIQGNNGDNVLNGVAGANVMAGGRGDNTYILNSEEDVVIEKPNQGTDTVISPFDYTLPDNVENLTLVGDARVGRGNDEDNIIIGTERPNHLYGVSGNNVLIGGGRSANFLYGGDGDNTYVVRNPGTKVIAQENGGTDTVKAETNFRLPDHVENLTLTGDGDYRGWGNELDNVLIGNDGDNVLRGEGGDNFIHGGRGNNVLYGGAGSDTYFFQRGDGHDRIVERARDPGEDTLLLGEDIATDQLWFRQDGRDLSVEVIGTEDRITVDSWFGPQGETLDQVELSSGEVLTASEVNNLVQAMAAFDPPGADESRIPEAYREQLQPVVASAWQ; via the coding sequence TTGAAAGACGAGCGGGTCACCGATTGGCTGCGTGATAATCTGAATTCGATCAATGATCAGACTGACGCCGCGACCGAGTGGTTCGGGAATCAGTGGGATAGCGTCACGGAAAGCGTTGCGGGTGTCTTTGAGGGCACGAAAGAGGCGGTGGCCGATACGTGGGACGATTCGGTGGACTGGGCCCAGGCTGCGGCCGATGCGGTTCGGGATATGATCCGGTCTGCCTGGGGCTTTTTCTGGACCGATGCCTTCATCGACGACGTGCGCGACTTCTTCAACCGCGGCGAGTCCCACGCCTCTCCCATCATCCTGGATCTGGACGGCAACGGCATTTCCACGCTGGGTCTGGATGCCGGGGTGCAGTTCGACCATAACGGGGACGGATTTGCGCAGGCGACCGGCTGGGTCGGGCCGGAGGATGCGCTGCTAGCGATGGACCTGACCGGGAACGAGGAGATCGAGACCGGCAGCGAGCTGTTCGGTAACGCCAGCGAGATTGAGGAAGGCGTGACAGCCATGAATGGCTTCGAGGCGCTGGCGATCCACGACACCAATGGCAACGGCCGCATCGACCCGGGCGACGAGGCCTGGGGTGACCTGCGCCTGTGGCAGGACGCGAACGGTAACGGTGTGGTCGACGAGGGCGAGCTGCTGACCCTCGACGAAGTCGGCATCGGCTCCATCGACCTCGGTTACACCAACTCCACCTACGTGGACGAGCACGGCAACGAGCACCGTCAGATCGGGCGGTTCGAGTGGGCCGACGGCCGCGAAGGCGAGGCGACGGACGTGTGGTTCATCCAGGATACGGCCATCACCGAGGCGCGCGAGCGCCTGGACATTCCGGAGGCCATCGCCATCCTGCCCGACCTGATGGGCTATGGCGAGGTGCATGACCTGCATCAGGCGCTGGTGCGGGACGAGAGCGGACAGTTGCGCGGGGAGGTTGAGGCCTTTATGGCCGAAACCGACGTGAAGGCGCGCGAAGCCCGCATGGAGAGCCTGCTGTACGAGTGGGCGGGCGTCAGTGACGTGGACCCGGAGGGCCGGGGATCCCATATCGACGGGCGCAAGGTCGCCACACTGGAGGCCTTCCTGGGGCGGGAGTTCCGTCAGCACGGGAGTCCAAACCCGAGGGTCATGGCCTCGGGGGAGCTGCGTGCGGCCTTCGACATCCTGCAGACCACCATGTATGCACAGATGATGCGCCAGACCCACCTGGCGCCCTATCTGGAAGGGATGGACCTGGTCTTCGATGAAGACGGCATCCGTATCGACTTCGCGGGCACCACGGAGGCCCTGAACCAGCAGTTCGATGCCGACCCGGCCCGTGGCGTGGCGGATCTTCTGGAACTGCAGCGTGCCACCGGCGAACAGCTCTCACCCATGGGCTTCGACAGCCATGGCCTGCTGCGCGACTGGCTCGCACAGGCCGGTGATGACCCGGCCGTGCTGGAGGCCCTGGCCGACTTCGGCTGGGACGGGGTGCGCACCCACGGCGAAGGCACGGCCGCGTCCGAAATTGTGTTCGCGAGCAACGACGGGGCGGAGCTTACCGCCGGCTCCGGTGGCGACTGGGTGCTGGGCGGTGATGGCGACGACGTGCTGCAGGCGGGCTCGGGCGACGACATCCTCTACGGCGGCTCTGGTAACAACACCTACCGCTTCGATGTGGGCCAGGGTCATAACACCATCATCGAAATGCATGGCGATGAGGGTCATAGCGTGCTGGAGTTCGGCCCGGAGATCCGCGCCGGCGATCTGGACATCCGTGCGGAGGGCAGTTCGCTGGTGCTGGCGCACAGCAACGGCCGCGACAGTGTCACCATCGAAAACTGGTTTGCTAGCGCCGATTCCGAGCGCCACCGGATCAACACCCTTCGTTTCGCCGATGGTCATAGCTTCGATCTGTCCGCGTTGCAGCTCGGCTCGACCGAGGGTGACGAGCTGACCGGCGGGGAGGAGAACGCCATCCTGGTCGGCAACGAGGGCGAGAACATCCTGACCGGCGGGACCGGCGACAACTGGCTGCACGGCGGCCGGGATGCCGACGTCCTGGTGGGTGGCGAGGGCGACAACCTGTTCGTGGTGCGGCACCGGGATGATCAGGTGATCGCGGAATCGGGCGATGGGACCAACACGGTGCAGTCGCATGCGTCGTTCACCCTGTCCGACAACCTGCACAACCTGACGCTGTTGGGCCGCAGCGGGATCAGTGCCACCGGCAACGAGCTGGATAACGTTCTGATCGGCAACTCCGGCAACAACCGGCTCGACGGGGTGGCGGGGGCCAACACCATGATCGGGGGCCGCGGCAACAACACCTACGTGGTGCACAGCGCCGATGACGTGGTGATCGAAGAGCCCGGCGAAGGCAACGACACGGTCGAGTCGCATATCGACTACGTCCTGCCGGATAACGTGGAGAACCTGCACCTGCAGGGCAGCGAGGATCTTCACGGGACCGGCAACGAGCTGAACAACGAACTCATCGGCAACACCGGCGACAACGTCCTGAACGGGGTCGAGGGCAACAACTACATCGACGGTCGTGGCGGCGCCAACATCATGATCGGTGGCGCGGGCGACGATACCTACGTGGTACGCAGCGATGAGGATGTGGTGATCGAAAAGCACGGCGAGGGGAACGACACCGTCCACTCCTACATCGACTATGCCCTGCCAGAGAACGTGGACAACCTGACGCTGATGGGCGGCGAGGATCTCGATGGTACGGGCAACGAACTCGACAACGTGATCATCGGCAACACCGGCGACAACGTGCTGAACGGCGTGGAGGGCGACAACTACATCGATGGCCGCGCCGGTGCCAACATCATGATCGGGGGCGCGGGCGACGACATCTACGTGGTCAATAGCGAGGATGACGTGGTGATCGAGAAGCCCGGCGAGGGCCACGACACCATCCGCTCCTCGGTCACCTATGCCCTGCCCGACAACATCGAGGACCTGACCCTCACCGGCTCGGCCAACATCGACGGTACCGGCAACGAGCTGGACAACTACATCCAGGGCAACAATGGCGACAACGTGCTCAACGGCGTGGCCGGCGCGAACGTGATGGCTGGCGGCCGCGGTGACAATACCTACATCCTCAACAGCGAGGAGGACGTGGTCATCGAGAAGCCGAACCAGGGCACGGATACGGTGATCAGCCCGTTCGACTACACCCTGCCGGACAACGTGGAGAACCTGACGCTGGTCGGAGACGCCCGGGTGGGGCGCGGTAATGACGAGGACAACATCATCATCGGCACCGAGCGCCCCAATCACCTCTATGGTGTGAGCGGCAACAACGTGCTGATCGGGGGCGGGCGCTCCGCCAACTTCCTGTATGGCGGTGACGGAGACAACACCTATGTGGTGCGCAATCCGGGCACCAAGGTGATCGCCCAGGAGAATGGAGGCACCGATACCGTAAAGGCGGAGACCAACTTCCGCCTGCCCGATCATGTCGAGAATCTCACGCTGACCGGGGATGGCGATTATCGCGGTTGGGGCAACGAGCTCGACAACGTCCTGATCGGCAATGACGGCGATAACGTGCTGCGCGGTGAAGGCGGCGACAACTTCATCCACGGCGGTCGCGGCAATAATGTCCTGTACGGGGGCGCCGGCAGCGATACCTACTTCTTCCAACGCGGCGATGGCCACGACCGCATCGTGGAGCGCGCCCGCGACCCGGGCGAGGACACGCTGCTCCTGGGCGAGGATATCGCGACGGACCAACTCTGGTTCCGACAGGATGGGCGCGACCTGTCCGTGGAGGTGATCGGCACGGAGGATCGCATCACGGTCGACTCCTGGTTCGGGCCGCAGGGC